A window of Garra rufa chromosome 11, GarRuf1.0, whole genome shotgun sequence genomic DNA:
atagtgccagtttatcaggaagtgactattttgttctctttgacttgttGGATGGAAACAGAGCTTactcgcaaatgttttatgcgatattccaattttgcGCATAATGAGAGTATTTGTTTTCTATTACAATTGGCtcatagatatatttttcatgtctgtaaggcaagtatacacagagttttgaagttttgcgctcaagttcacagagattgagatggcagaaagcgcatcctataataattttacaaaagtgcaacgtttcgttgttattgtgagtgcacacaaataaacatagtctttacagattccaaagatgtattacttttatctgtatgaccaaaaatgatgaAGTATTTCAAGAGCAAGTGACAGCACATATTTAAGATGAAAGTGTAATGTAATTTTTTCTCTGTCTTTTAAGGAGGCATACTCTGTAGCGAGGCAGTTTAACCTCATTCCTCCAGTGTGTGAGCAGGCTGAATATCATCTCTTCCAAAGGGAGAAGGTTGAAGTGCAGCTGCCTGAGCTCTACCATAAGATAGGCAGGTGTCAAtcaatcatcatttactcagtcAATCTCAGTGAATATGATACTGTCAAATTTAGAGAATTCATCAGTGAGAGCATGCAGCAGCTGCTCATCCTGGTCATAAATATGACCTTGTGTCTGTTGGGGACTGTAGGTGTTGGCGCCATGACATGGTCTCCATTGGCCTGTGGGATCATCAGTGGAAAGTATGAAAACGGTATCCCAGATTCCTCCAGGGCAGCTATGAAGGTACCCAGAGTTAAAggcaaataaaatcagaatttgcTAGAATTTTCTAGAAACTTACTGCTGCATATACACAACGacaaatcaaatatttattttctgcCATGCTTCTTCATACCTAACTCAACTCGTCTACGTCTTTTGTCTTTTTGCCTTGAAGTCATACCAGTGGCTGAAAGACAAGATAGTCAGTGATGATGGACGAAAGCAGCAGGCAAAGCTAAAAGAACTCAGTCATATTGCTGAGAAGCTAGGCTGCACTTTGCCTCAACTCGCCGTAGGTAAGACTTTTCCCATCAACACTTTTACAGGGTTGTCTTACCAGTGGAGCTGCCAGTTCAGTGTAGACTTTTGAGCTAGCAGAGCTCATGCAGTTCTTGCTTCTTGTTCTTAAATTATTGCTGAGGAGGTGTTGTAAAAGAATTTGCTGCATTGACAGTTgtacaaatttatatatataaaaaagctaTTTGTTAGCATTTCTTGTAAGCATTCTAAATGGCAATAGGTAAAACATGTtcacgttcaaaaatgaaaattctgccattaattactcaccctcatgtcactccaaactcgtaagaccttcattcatctacgaaacacaaattaagatattagagAGCTTTTTGGCCCTGTAGACAGAAAAGCAACTGACACATtaaagacccagaaaggtagtaaggacatcattaaaataattcATGTGAGGTCAGTGGTTAAAtctcaattttatgaagctacgaaaatactttttgtttgcAAAGGCAACATAAGTAActttaaaccactgatgtcacatggactattttaactacgTCCTTACTACTCTTCTGGACATTGAACATAGTAGCACCGTTGttgtctacgcagggtcaaaaagcttttggatttcatcaaaaatatcttaacttgtgctctgaagatgaacaaaggtcttacaggtttggaacggcataagggtgaataatttacaaaattttcccttgtttgccctaaacagttcaactgccagcagctgctgttctttagataaatccttaaggtcccacaaattctttggtttttcagcatttttgtgtatttgaaccctttccaacaatgactgtatgcttttgagatccatcttttcacactgagggggactcatatgcaactattacagaaggttcaaacactcactgatgcttcagaaggaaaaactatccattaagagccaggggtgtaaacttttgaaccaaatacatttttttcttattatgcctaaatatcattttttttattttatttagtacttcccttcagaagccacagaagacacttacatttttcctaaaagacaaaataagttcaattttcCCATAATCTTCaaattttcaccccctggctctcaatgcattaTGTTTTCCttctttgaaccttctgtaatagttgcatatcctaataattttaattcaattttgtgggacctgaaggatttttctcaagaacagtgggcagtttaactattcaggacaaagaagggactcgTGGACAACTATCACTGCTAAAAAGATAGTTTTGAAAACTTTTTGtcacttttcctctccagcctgGTGTCTGCGGAACGAGGGAGTAAGTTCGGTACTATTAGGAACCTCAAATGCAGAGCAGCTAACTGAAAACCTGGGAGCCATACAGGTAAGCAATGAATCTATTGACTTTCCAAACATCTGTTAATTTCCAGAAGCTCCCTGACTAATTTCTCTGCACATTTAGGTTCTTCCAAAGATGACATCCCACGTGGTTTCAGACATCGATCACATACTTGGGAACAGGCCATACAGTAAGAAGGACTATCGGTCCTAGGGTCTCTGGACACAGGCTCAGGGTGACAAGAGATATGTGTGTAGCAGTGTTAGTGCCCTAGTGGTTCCTGCTCTGAATCTGTTTTCATCATGGGTCCGACCTCTCTCTGAAGCCTTAGAGTGCCGTCCTCCATAACCTGTACCTTCATTCCCTCTGTTTTTGCTAGTGTGCCTTTGCACCCAAACACCACAGCAAGAATCCCCACGACTGGTGTCCAGGTGTCATCTTGTAACGGCACCTTGCGGGAGAGCTTCACTCACAGATGTGATCTACGAACCTAAGAAAGACACATGCTTGGCCTCTGCTCTCAAAACCATCAGCCACCGGGTATCTGGCGGTATTAGCACACAGAGTGGAGGAACAAAGCATGTCGCCCTCTTGTGTTCAAACGCAGCAACTGCAAACCTGTTTCACAGACTAGAGCACAGACTCAGTGGAACAGCGTGCGTTTATCAAGATTCAAGCTGTTTTGCCTGTGCAAGAATGCCTGTGTTGATATTTTATGAGGGATATTTTAAAAAGATCATGCGTGTTTGCTTTACAATGTGAGCTACAGGTACATGTGGTAgaagaataaataaatgcacacatCTGACCTATAGGAAATTACTTGAACGAGGGTAATAAATCTATGAATACATGCTTACTGAACATGCAACTGTATTATAAACCGACCTCAAGCCGCACTGCAGTATAAATATTCAGTATTAGAGTTGATCTGACATGCGTAGAGTATATTATGCCAGCATTCATGGTAATGTTTGATTATAAATGAGTGACTTGTTTTTTCCTTTTAGTAACAGTGTGGAAAATATTCAGAGAAAAACAACTTCAAGGGatacccttgtgaaaaagaagtgtgcttaattgtgTTGAACATGCACTTTTAGTGTACTTCAAAAAGTAGTCTAGCCATGTAAGTGTACTCAAATAGAGTATATTTTCATGACCATATTTTTAATACACTTAATTGGAATTTAAAAAGTCAATTTACTTTAAAGGAAACCCCGGGTagtaagacttgtatggcttaatataacgtaaacaatgtctcttactgaaatatgtagcagaaaacccatgaaagacctacgttattttaaaaaatccacaatcaatttatacatattttggactatagagGGGCGCCGTTACTTTCGATGACATGAAATAGTTTTACTCTTCGAGCTACTGGCACTGCCTGTTGgtctttttaccacaacacaacttaaaaataaaaataaaatactgatacgatgccacattgtgtggctctTGTTTGTaacaacaagagaagcaatgtaagtctttagTGCTggcctagcgataagaagagaagaaaagaatgggaagatgcctgtggattaataaaactttttaaaaacctgcgtctttgttctctccactttagccctgatgcatttgaggcttttagtagaccacagctactgaaagagctaacGAACGGCAAAGataagaaacgctagatgccattctgacaggatgtaaacatgctgacacTTGTCAtgacagccactgaaggagtttctctgCACGGATTTTACTCGATATCTGGTTTTTagactctttcagtagctgtggtcattgtatcagtattttattctcAGAGTGTTTTCTGAATTGTgtaacaggtagcaccagtagctccaTTTCATGTCACAATGGCGCCCCCataatccaaaatatgtataaaacaatgttgttgttttttaattaacgTAAATCTGTCATGGGTTTTCTCCTACACAtttcatcatttacattatattaagccatacatgtgcattttaaatcattatgttttaataatcaGTTGTCGTGCTTTAAATAAGTACACTTATTTTTGTGTTTATGAACATATTAGAGCACATTTAAAGTACTTGATTATAATTTCAACTGACATGTGTTTTGCATAGTGTGTAGTGTTATTACATTTAAAGCtggtatattttaaatgtattatgtaGTGAACTGCAGATTTATTtatacaaatgtgtaattacatatatttttaaatacattatatttagGTTTCAATAAAAATtagatggaaatatatatttagtttaccataaatgcttgtcagtacattttaaccacaaagaAATAGTTCAAAGACAAAAGAAATAGTTATGAAAGATgtacttaaaggggtagttcacccaaaaatgaaaaatctgttatTAAaaactcatgtcattccaaagacctttgttcatcttcggaacacaaattaagatatttttgttgcatagacagcaacacaactcacgttcaaggcccaaaaaggtagtaaggatattgttaaaacagtccacaggacatcagtggttcaatcttaattttatgaagctacgagaatactttttgtgcacaaagaaaactaaaataattttattagaaTTTTATTATTTCAACCTTACTACCTTTcggggccttgaatgtgtcagctgcgttgctgtctatggagggccagaaagcttttggatttcattagaaatatcttattttgtgttcggaagatgaacaaagatcttacaggtttagagcaacaatagggtgagtaattaatgacataattttcatttggGGGTGAACTAACACTTTAGAGCATTTTTTGGTCCACTTAAATAGAACATAAAGTTCTGCATTTAATAAAAATTTCAACTATAATACGTACTCTTTTTAAAAGTATTCTAAAGTATTcttctttttcacaaaggtagttcacccaaaaagaaacATTTTATCATAATTTGCTTTAACCTcgtcgttccaaacctgaattactttctttcttctataaaagatattttgtacattgagatgttaaaaaagaaagaaactcatacaggttccAACATGAGGGTCAGTGAATGACatgttttcattttggggtggactgtccctttaagaatcaAGGAGCTCCTGATATGCATGGCAGCGTTAAGATATAATGGGAGCGAATATGATTTACTGTTTGCGGGTGCCTCATGTTTGATTTTATAGCTCTTGTTCGCCCTACTTGAAAGCCATACTTTATCACGCCCTAGATATTTAAACACAGATGAGCTGCTTTACCCTGTAGTATTTAAATTCTGCAAGTGTTTAGATTCATTTGAAAGCTGTTGGAATTTGGTTTGATGAAATAGAAAACATAAAGAGTGAAACTTCAAAACTAGTGTTCAGAGAAACACAGAAGGCTTTATGAGATCCTTGTGTACATAGTGTTACCTTTAGTCTCCCTGCGGAGTGCCTTGATTCTCACCTGCATGAACATTAGGGCTTGCCCATTCTCCCATGGGTCCATGAGTGTAATACTGTGAGCTTTTCTCAATTTTTACAAAAACGAAGAAATCACACCACGTGGTGAATATTGTTTTCTAAAGTTTGTAACATTGTTTCCGAGAAAAGGTGAGCTGTTGGATACACAGGCTGTTCTGAATCTCTGCATCAGGGTCTTTTATCTTATCATGCATCTCTCTCCCTGTATGGCAGCAGTGACTTCTGTAAATAGAAATATGTAAACAGTACATAGAGGTAGATTATATGCTTGAAATAAAAGCGCATCTGGCCAGTAAACCAATGTGTGTTTCCttattagggctgggcaatataacagtttgtttgtttgcatgaCAAAAGACAGCACTGTTATTATTTAGCCCAAGTCAGTGTTGGCTCTGTtcataaactgtaaaaaaaaaaaaaaaaaaaaaaaaaaaaaacgttttagaAAAACAATAATCAGCATGATCTATACTGCAGCCATCCATCAGGGGGCGATTGAAACGATTTGGCTTTACTTTTCAGGAAATGTGAGGAACAGCTGGTTCTGTTCAGATGGAACTGCACGATAAGTTGTAGCTATTGTAATCATGATCATGATTTCTACTTCTCTTGATTTATTAAGTTGTCGGCTATATTTGCCTGAAggcatttcattttaatttggcaTGTGTGTTATGTTGCATTGGTAACAAGCTTTCATAGTTGCGGTTGCCAGATGTCAGGAGTTTAAATGCCTCACAGCTTTTTTCTTAAATCAATAAATTTTCTGGCCAGTGCTTTGCTTAATCTTCTCAACCTGGCATAttaatttcacattattactcaTATTAATacagcaaaacagagaaacagaaCACAGCTTGTAGATAGAAAAAAGTGGATTCCACAGATATTTATGTAGCCTAATAGTAAAGTCACGTTTTCCTGACTGATAAAAATTGAGCATGAAAAAATGTTGAGCAAAAAATGTACATCTCATTCAGTCAAACTGAAATGTATATCGTTTTGCAACACTATTTTTCGAAATCCATAAGTTAAAATGAAGtaggtcttaaagtgacagcagcatAATATAGGGTGAATGAAGAGCACTTCGATAAGGGGACCCCATTTATAGTGGCATTCCAAATGAAGTAAATCCATTCACACAAGTCCCCTTCACAAGCCCATTACAAAAGGATACATGTGATGGTCACTTCAAGGAAGTAATTTGATTGTTTATGGTCATGTGACCCAGGATCCATGATGTATTTCAAAGCTAGATAGCAGGAGAATCTGAGTTCAATGTATAAACAGTAATTCAatagttttcttttaaaaatagttttgttttgttgtacataaATTTAAGAGTGCTGCAAGGATGAAATATTTTTGTAGGCCACAACCCGAAAATGagttagcattttagcacttccAGTTCAGCACTTCCAGTTCCAGTTCAACTGTCCTATTTTTAATTTGTTACgatacttaagtacacttttcaagaatctatactttactggagtagtttcattttgagtaacttttactttttctTCGCTACATTTCAAAGTTTAAGATCAtactttttactccactacatttcataaaacctATTGTTACTCCTTATTTTGAAATGAAGAAATCATCTGTGCTCTGAGATGCTGTGTCCGATTCATGAAGGAGCTAATTCTTTTTAATGAACCTTTTAAATTGGTTTACAAATCGCACAAACAATTCACTCGCTAATTCAGAGGCAGTCTGTATTTACAAGTCTGACAAGAATTGGGGATCCCCTATTCCAGTGTATGCGCGACTAATGCCGCAAAAAGTAAGTTACTAATGTTAGGATTATTAGTTGGTTATTGTATCTGAAAatcatatttacatttacatttagacatttagcagacacttttatccaaagcaacctacaaaagaggacaatggaagcaacaaaaatcaacaaaagaTTGCTATGAAAAGTCTAATTTGGCCTAACATAGTACACACACagtagcaaggttttttttttaattatataattaataaaaaaaataaaatggatagaATAAAAAATGCAAACTAGTGTTAGAGGCATAAAACTAGAGTTCAAAAAGAACAGAAAGGCTAGttagtaaatgaataaatgagtgTAAGTCTAAAcgggcaagttttttttatttattttttataaagaatagaattagaatacaGGGTGTTAGAGTTagagtcaaataaagatggaagagatgtgtttttagccgattcttgaagatgggACTTGAAGAAGGACTCAGTtgttcggattgagttgggcaagtcattccaccaggagggtacatttaatgtgaaagtccatgaaagtgattttgtgactctttgggatggcacaataatgtgCCATTCACTTGTAGAACGCAATCTTCTAaagggcacataagtctgaagtaatgaatttaggtaaaggagtagccagtggtggttttgtaggcaaacattaatgccttaaattttatgcaagcagctattggtagccagtgcaaattgatgaaaAGAAGTGTGACATGCGTTCTTTTCAgctcattaaaaattaatcttgcagccACATTCTGGATTTATTGTAAAGAACTGACTGGAAGGCCTGCCAAAAGAGCactgcaatagtccagcctggacagaaaAAGAGTTTGAACAAGGAGTTGTAAAGAATGTTCCGAAAGAAGgggcctgatcttcctgatgttgaataaagctAATCTGCAGGATTTAGGATTTagggcagttttagcaatgtggtctgagaaagtcagctTATAATCAATTACAactccaaggtttctggctgtttttgaaggagttatggttgatgtgcctaactggatgctgaaattgtgatgaaacgatgggtttgatggaaccacaagcagttctgtcttggCAAGGTTGAACTGAAGGTGATGGTCCTTCATCCATGTCTGTTAGACAAGCTAACATCCGAGCAGCTATCGTCAgatcatcaggatggaatgagagGTAGAGTTGAGTATTATCAGCATAGCTGTaatatgaaaagccatgtttctgaatgacagaacctagtgatgccatgtagacagagaagagaagtggaccaagaactgagccctgaggtaCTCCAGTACTTAGATGTTGTGACTTGGATAGCGCACCTCTCCAAGACCTtgaaggaaaggaaggaaaggaaaggaggtgacgtgaggccaagtatggtgacccatactaggaatttgtgctctgcatttaacccatccaagtgcacacacacggTAGTGAACGAACACACACAcggtgaacacacacccggagcagtgggcagccattgctgcggcgcccagggagcagttgggggttcggtgccttgctcaagggactcacctcagttgtggtattgagggtggagagagtgctgtacattcactccccccacctactaCTGGAGAGCAGTTCCTGAGATGCCTTTTGCCAATAGGgttgacaggaggatctggtggttAACCATGTCAAAAGCAGCGGACAGATCCTGCAAGATAAGTATTGAAGATTTGGAACCTGCTCTTGCCAGTCGGTGGGTTCACACCGGaagcgacttgcgcggaaaaaacgcgctattcgcgcgtagttgaacgcttgaacatttgagtttactcgcgcggtaaaatttgcgtcattcgcgcgtgacattttcttcacaacagacgcgaattcgcgtcatgggaggggcgtctgccactcgtcagcgggaaagtagttgtaaaataggtgaatgagctcaatttaccagctttagcttgcttgtagtctcaatatgtatgtatatgtaggtcaaattgagtaaagagcgtttttttaaatttaccagattgtccgacctcttccctcactttcttcctagcaagatcctttttattcctgtttctacaaaagtccaaagatctatcgtacagctccgagtaaccacagacagcaacggtgaatttgtcctccattgttgtttcggatttctgccacCGTCACTattagagcaagctcctgattggttaacgcggcgcggattttcgccaaagttcagatttttgaacttgcgcGTTTCGCGTAAATACGTAATTTCTACAGCACTCTGTACCTACACTgtcaataattaaaaaagaaagaaagaaagaaagaaagaaaggaaaatatAACCATAGTttaaactttcattcataaaGTGATTTGGATTTATTGCATTTGTATCTTTGTTCTGTTGTATTTATATGTCTTACTGGTATCATAAAAGCCATATTTCTAACTGAAATAACTATACTGTATTGTGATCTAACATTAATatgggccagttgcataaacacaGCCACTATGTTAAGACCGTGTCTTAAGAACTAATTTAACCAAATAGCAATTAAAATGgcaaaaatctgtatttttttctgaTTCAAATTGGGCTAGCCTATCTTTTTATAACCAACTTTAAAATGTTATGATCAGTCTTAAAGGTTTATGTAACTGGCACATGGTCACATCATCTGCTGTTATTCCCTCAagtaaaatatgacaaaatacaTGAGTAAACAGTCTTTTATTggtacaaaacaaaaacaagagaaGACCAGACAAAAAAGGCCTTAACCAATcatgaatttcatgaaacttTAACAGATGAAATGATAACACCCTCCTAAAATTTAACAAACCTCCTTTAACACATTGCCTTGCCTCCCTTCCTCCCCCCAATCCCATAATCCTCTCATTTGTTTGTTCCTCAAGCTTCTCCTCTTAACGCAATCAGTCTTTTATTTGGACCCTGTGGACAGCAGGGCGATCAGACCAGAAGAGGCACTAATGGACAGAATGTAGTTCCTGTAACAGACACAGAAGGTAAACGTTAAACATCTGGATCAATCCATAAGCTTCAACAGACACAAAGACTAAACATTACAGCAAACTTACACTGTTGGATTGAAGTTCTTCAGCAAGAAGAAAGAGGCAATGATGACAATCAAAAGGAACAGAGTGTTGTTGTAAAAGATGGAAAAAGTGGTGGCCTCATAATCAGCAACCTCATTTTTCTTCCACAGGATCCTGCAACAAAAAACTCACCGTTAGCAACAAAGAACTTCCAAAATGACAGAATAAGCATGTTCTGTGTCATTCTTAAGACAGCAGATCAACAGAATATAAATAAAGCTGTTAATTCAATCATTGTCATTGTTATAACTGAAGTAAATCTAacataaagtaaaatataaatatattacatgAAACTACAAATTAAATTAGAAATGCTACAAGTACTAGAATtaccaaaactaaaataaaaccaatcaaaaactgaacatataaaataaaagctatatttaaaataatacacaTATACTAAActataaacaatattaaaataattttgattacAGCTTACTAAATCATTAGAATTAATCACAATTAAGACTAACATACCTCTCGTCCTTCTCTTTACGGGACATTTTGCGGTTGTCGGCCTCAGAAAGCTTGCGGGTCACTTCCTTGGACACGGCGTCTTCACGTTTCTGAGCAACCCTGAAAGTACAGTCCACATTTATCAATTCAGTCTTCTAGTAAAGTTGACAAAAACCATAAGAGTCTcttgagagaaagagaaaacaaaaataattgagTTAAGGTTTTATTCAGGTATTCTTACTTGTGCTTGAGGACAAATTTGACGTTCTTGTAAGCAAAGGCAACCAGGTAGGTGCTGACTAGAGTCATAACTGCATACAGCACTGCAGACTGGACCAAATCCATATGCCAGATCCTCCAAAACAGCCCTGTTAGAAAAATGCATATGAAAGAACCAGATGAGAACAAAATACAGGACTtttctattatttattcattaaactaTGACTATAAACAAGTAAGTCAACAGCAGTGGTCATCAGCCATCAGAGAGACCACAAATAAAGTGTAGCGTTAACGCATTAAGTGAGAATGTAGCAAACtcaaaagaatagaatagaatagaatagaatagaatagaatagaatagaactaggtaggcagctcacttTTGAGGCACAACCTACGTGTCAGGAGCAATGTTGTGAGTCTTATTAGCAGGAAGAGATGAGGAACTTACAGATAGGAATTGCGGACACGATTAGCGCATTGCCGTAGAATAGCGCCGTAGATTTCGCCGACAGGTTCCTGCTGAAGTCCTGCAGGAGAAGATCCTCTTCTGACTGCTGTTTGTTGCCGCTTTTGGGTGCCATGTCTCCGGTCTGTACTCCTCTGTGATTCTCGGCTTCAGTGAAAAGAGACAGACACGTATGTGATCCGAATGGATGAAGCGCTTACGCCGCGTCAGCACAAACAGTGACGTAGAATTGATGCGCGCAGACGAGGAGCTCAAGGAGTCTCGCAGAGCTGCTGCACCTCTAGGGTACGGGAGGAGCAACCGCATttacaggaatagttcaccaaaaaattacatttagatcataatttatttacactcatgttgtttcaaaactTTATGTTGATATTTGTTGGTGTTTTTTGCATCTTGCCGTAGTTCAGCAGTTGTAGTAGCTTAACCATGAAGGTCTGTCAAACGCCTAAAGTAAACGAACAAAAAACACATATTTGATTATGATTGAACATACAAGTTGTATAAAATGTGTACAATCAAACAAAAATTTATTCAGAAGAATTCACCATTttttacattatcacagtttattcgctatagtttagaaaatggtaatcaaATATCCCATACCAAAcatatacttcaagtttattttattaagtatacttaagtaaagttcaagtgtatttttaagtatacttgtaagtatacaaatatcagtgtacttacagtATACTTTCAAGTGTATTATTTCAATACTCAttaggactaaattggcccactttctagtatataaaagtatacttttaagtatacttaaaacAGTAGTAAACtctgagtacacaactagtttacatctatgttttagtttgtactgcaagtatgcTAAATgtaaacttataggtatactgatagtttactaattaaatactttttaatgcattttagtatatttttaagtatactttatgttgtaagtatacaaatatcagtgtacttacagtATACTTTCAAGtctactatttcaatactcatttggactaaattggcccactttctagtatataaaagtatacttttaagtacacTTAAAACAGTAGTAAACtctgagtacacaactagtttacatctgtttttagattgtactgcaagtatactaaaagtgaacttataggtataccgatatactaattaaatactttttaatgcatttttgtacactttgaagtatagtctctcagtaaactactagtttagtagttttatacagCTAGTATACTCATATGTTTTCTTTATGTGAATTTTACATCATTCTTTATGTGAATTTTATTTAgctattaatttgtatatattttgttatatgaaaatCGGaacaaacaaaacatc
This region includes:
- the LOC141345811 gene encoding translocon-associated protein subunit gamma-like translates to MAPKSGNKQQSEEDLLLQDFSRNLSAKSTALFYGNALIVSAIPIWLFWRIWHMDLVQSAVLYAVMTLVSTYLVAFAYKNVKFVLKHKVAQKREDAVSKEVTRKLSEADNRKMSRKEKDERILWKKNEVADYEATTFSIFYNNTLFLLIVIIASFFLLKNFNPTVNYILSISASSGLIALLSTGSK